One Panicum virgatum strain AP13 chromosome 3N, P.virgatum_v5, whole genome shotgun sequence DNA segment encodes these proteins:
- the LOC120663921 gene encoding DNA (cytosine-5)-methyltransferase CMT2-like isoform X4 has translation MEPPPPDPASPPATGHPAAAEGSSPSPGGGDGGAAEGGFSAGLEPLWSLLFGDPAELEPMWSPPRDFGVGEGFAVPEPDADDGDAEGPWDGAPWRSTGIVAGEGAAASFPEFEPAAEASTGGAALEVRPLGYSAPDSASPVPPCSPAPVPLEVHAPELIPGWEEPAPPPAAASSEAKLEECTLNSVPSPPAPPAPDDNPDLGAEDGPNDGSSSQRITSGAMVIFGLTAAERPEVNAASCSMPDVGGRDGTSLRRSPRIVAAKAKANAASLEWKAGPSKTSKLRLADSGRSTISEGSSLEETTTVAPIKPVDLLDGVKQQGSREVVAVQSSSINVVVALPVVSKRSSKNKAVSVSSPRKARSASKVLANSNRVSAVLLAMNCGPVNKAGSHIPSRKRKLASEKCLPSLERVDAVLHNSGLVSANKVEMPLELQAAASQPPKAKRARVSSGKCSSNLRRAENNNTSICKLPMVTVTLDPEDKPKLILDKYITDSEMVDSEDGSCFFMGEAVPDEEARQRWPNRYQSNHCLLKKDKWSNTQMFSNAGKAVLDVKCHYLQASVCGSTLCIGDCAFIKGPEGKPHYIGRLLEFFETSAGEYYFSVQWFFRAEDTVMEDQAQSHDPRRLFYSDLKDDNLLDCIVSKVTIVQVSPSVNEKSQSIPSFHYYYDMKYSLDYSTFSTMEMGGSYDTLQSHYTSSSNNNVKRINSTERQKSPTPEMELSLLDLYCGCGGMSTGLCFGARGGGVNLIARWAVDGDEAACESFRLNHPETRVRNETTDDFLELLKEWKKLCKAYVKLHSKLKSHSSDLAQSSSETLECSTIPPEEFEVWKLVDICFGDPNGVGKRGLYFKVCWKGYGPNDDTWEPIEGLKNCKEAIRDFVIQGHKDKILPLPGDADVVCGGPPCQGISGYNRNREFDAPFNCERNKQIIVFMDVIQFLKPKYIYMENVLDILKFADATLARYALSRLVAMHYQAKLGIMAAGCYGLPQFRMRVFLLGCHPKEKLPPFPLPTHEAIVKNGCPLAFEVANGEKREEMLYVKGPQTEFQRYIRSFNSATVQNSHMKLSSSLSRSAWIQR, from the exons ATGGAGCCCCCGCCCCCCGACCccgcttcgccgccggcgaccggccaCCCCGCCGCAGCTGagggctcctccccctccccgggaggcggcgacggcggggcggcggagggcgggtTCAGCGCGGGGCTGGAGCCGCTCTGGTCGCTCCTCTTCGGCGACCCCGCGGAGCTGGAGCCCATGTGGTCGCCGCCCAGGGACTTCGGCGTCGGGGAGGGGTTCGCGGTCCCGGAGCCGGACGCCGACGATGGCGACGCCGAGGGGCCCTGGGACGGCGCGCCCTGGCGCTCCACCGGgatcgtcgccggcgagggcgcggccGCCAGCTTCCCGGAGTTCGAGCCCGCCGCGGAAGCTTCCACGGGAGGAGCCGCgctcgaggtgaggccgctcggTTATTCCGCCCCCGATTCTGCTTCGCCGGTGCCACCGTGCTCCCCAGCTCCGGTGCCTTTAGAGGTGCATGCGCCCGAGCTGATCCCCGGCTGGGAAGAGCCTGCGCCACCGCCTGCAGCGGCTTCTTCGGAAGCCAAACTAGAGGAGTGCACCCTAAACTCggtgccatcgccgccggccccgccggcgccAGATGATAATCCTGATTTGGGGGCAGAGGACGGTCCCAATGACGGGTCCTCCTCGCAGAGAATCACCTCGGGAGCCATGGTGATCTTTGGTCTGACTGCGGCGGAACGTCCTGAGGTCAATGCAGCTAGCTGCAGTATGCCAGATGTTGGTGGTAGAGATGGCACGTCTCTCCGGAGGTCCCCAAGGATTGTGGCAGCCAAGGCCAAAGCAAATGCCGCTTCTTTGGAATGGAAAGCAGGGCCGTCTAAAACTTCCAAGCTCCGCTTAGCGGATTCTGGGCGGAGCACCATCAGTGAAGGGAGCTCACTTGAGGAGACGACCACGGTTGCTCCAATAAAGCCAGTTGACTTGCTCGATGGGGTGAAGCAGCAAGGATCACGAGAGGTTGTTGCAGTGCAGAGCTCCTCTATCAATGTTGTGGTAGCTTTACCGGTGGTGAGCAAAAGGTCCTCGAAGAACAAAGCAGTGTCTGTGTCCTCTCCAAGGAAGGCTAGATCAGCCTCAAAGGTATTAGCGAATTCCAACAGGGTCTCAGCTGTTTTGCTAGCAATGAATTGTGGGCCTGTGAACAAAGCAGGTTCTCATATACCTTCTAGGAAGCGCAAGCTTGCTTCTGAGAAGTGCTTGCCCAGTTTGGAGAGAGTGGATGCTGTGTTACATAACTCTGGGTTAGTGAGTGCTAATAAAGTTGAGATGCCCCTAGAGCTCCAGGCAGCAGCATCTCAGCCTCCAAAGGCAAAAAGGGCCAGGGTATCCTCAGGGAAATGCTCATCAAACTTGAGGAGGGCAGAGAACAATAATACCTCAATCTGCAAACTGCCAATGGTCACAGTGACCTTAGATCCAGAGGATAAGCCTAAACTTATATTGGATAAGTATATTACTGATTCTGAAATGGTTGATAGCGAAGACGGTTCCTGTTTCTTTATGGGTGAGGCAGTGCCTGACGAGGAGGCTAGGCAGAGGTGGCCTAACCGCTATCAGAGCAATCATTGCCTTCTGAAGAAG GATAAGTGGAGCAATACCCAAATgttttccaa TGCTGGCAAAGCTGTCTTGGATGTCAAATGTCACTATTTGCAAGCTAGTGTATGTGGATCTACTTTATGTATTGGGGATTGTGCATTCATTAAG GGTCCAGAAGGAAAACCACATTATATTGGCAGGTTGTTAGAATTCTTCGAAACAAGTGCAGGTGAATATTACTTCAGTGTGCAGTGGTTTTTCAGAGCTGAAGACACG GTCATGGAAGACCAAGCACAGTCTCATGACCCAAGGAGGCTCTTTTACTCAGACCTGAAGGACGACAATTTACTAGACTGCATTGTTTCTAAAGTGACCATTGTGCAAGTTTCTCCTAGT GTAAATGAAAAGTCTCAATCAATTCCTTCGTTTCACTATTACTATGACATGAAGTATTCTCTGGACTATAGTACATTCTCTACCATGGAAATGG GAGGTTCATATGACACATTACAGTCACATTACACTAGTAGCAGCAACAACAATGTGAAAAGGATCAATTCCACTGAAAGGCAGAAGTCTCCCACACCAGAGATGGAGCTCTCTCTGTTAGATCTGTACTGTGGTTGTGGGGGGATGTCAactggactttgttttggggctcgtggtggtggtgtgAATCTTATAGCG AGATGGGCTGTTGATGGAGATGAAGCTGCATGTGAAAGCTTCAGACTGAATCATCCAGAAACTCGG GTCCGGAATGAAACCACCGACGATTTCCTTGAGTTGTTGAAGGAATGGAAAAAACTATGCAAAGCCTATGTGAAGCTTCACAGTAAATTAAAGTCCCATTCCAGCGATTTAGCACAATCCAGTAGTGAAACTCTAGAGTGTTCTACAATTCCTCCTGAAGAATTCGAAGTATGGAAGCTAGTTGATATTTGCTTCGGGGATCCAAATGGTGTCGGAAAGCGTGGCTTATACTTTaag GTCTGTTGGAAAGGTTATGGCCCTAATGATGACACATGGGAGCCAATTGAAGGCTTAAA GAACTGCAAAGAGGCAATTAGGGATTTTGTTATTCAAGGGCATAAGGACAAAATATTACCTCTTCCT GGTGATGCGGATGTCGTATGTGGGGGACCACCATGCCAAGGCATCAGTGGCTACAACCGCAATAGAGAATTTGATGCACCATTCAACTGTGAGAGAAACAAGCAGATTATTGTCTTCATGGATGTAATCCAATTTTTGAAGCCCAAATACATTTATATGGAAAATGTCCTTGATATATTGAAGTTTGCTGATGCAACACTTGCAAGATATGCTTTAAGCCGGCTAGTTGCTATGCATTACCAAGCAAAACTCGGGATCATGGCTGCTGGGTGTTATGGCCTCCCACAATTCCGAATGCGTGTATTTTTGTTGGGCTGTCATCCTAAGGAG AAATTGCCCCCATTTCCTCTTCCTACTCATGAAGCAATCGTGAAGAATGGTTGCCCATTGGCTTTCGAG GTGGCGAATGGAGAAAAACGTGAAGAAATGCTATATGTAAAGGGACCTCAGACGGAATTCCAAAGATACATTCGGTCATTTAATTCTG CTACGGTGCAAAACTCTCACATGAAATTGTCTTCCTCCCTGTCCAGAAGTGCTTGGATCCAGAGATAA
- the LOC120663921 gene encoding DNA (cytosine-5)-methyltransferase CMT2-like isoform X2, whose translation MEPPPPDPASPPATGHPAAAEGSSPSPGGGDGGAAEGGFSAGLEPLWSLLFGDPAELEPMWSPPRDFGVGEGFAVPEPDADDGDAEGPWDGAPWRSTGIVAGEGAAASFPEFEPAAEASTGGAALEVRPLGYSAPDSASPVPPCSPAPVPLEVHAPELIPGWEEPAPPPAAASSEAKLEECTLNSVPSPPAPPAPDDNPDLGAEDGPNDGSSSQRITSGAMVIFGLTAAERPEVNAASCSMPDVGGRDGTSLRRSPRIVAAKAKANAASLEWKAGPSKTSKLRLADSGRSTISEGSSLEETTTVAPIKPVDLLDGVKQQGSREVVAVQSSSINVVVALPVVSKRSSKNKAVSVSSPRKARSASKVLANSNRVSAVLLAMNCGPVNKAGSHIPSRKRKLASEKCLPSLERVDAVLHNSGLVSANKVEMPLELQAAASQPPKAKRARVSSGKCSSNLRRAENNNTSICKLPMVTVTLDPEDKPKLILDKYITDSEMVDSEDGSCFFMGEAVPDEEARQRWPNRYQSNHCLLKKDKWSNTQMFSNAGKAVLDVKCHYLQASVCGSTLCIGDCAFIKGPEGKPHYIGRLLEFFETSAGEYYFSVQWFFRAEDTVMEDQAQSHDPRRLFYSDLKDDNLLDCIVSKVTIVQVSPSVNEKSQSIPSFHYYYDMKYSLDYSTFSTMEMGGSYDTLQSHYTSSSNNNVKRINSTERQKSPTPEMELSLLDLYCGCGGMSTGLCFGARGGGVNLIARWAVDGDEAACESFRLNHPETRVRNETTDDFLELLKEWKKLCKAYVKLHSKLKSHSSDLAQSSSETLECSTIPPEEFEVWKLVDICFGDPNGVGKRGLYFKVCWKGYGPNDDTWEPIEGLKNCKEAIRDFVIQGHKDKILPLPGDADVVCGGPPCQGISGYNRNREFDAPFNCERNKQIIVFMDVIQFLKPKYIYMENVLDILKFADATLARYALSRLVAMHYQAKLGIMAAGCYGLPQFRMRVFLLGCHPKEKLPPFPLPTHEAIVKNGCPLAFERNLVGWPDGMPMQLEKPIVLEDALSDLPEVANGEKREEMLYVKGPQTEFQRYIRSFNSEVLGSRDNVTKVSRSKLYDHRPKALDDDNYLRVLQIPKKKGANFRDLPGVIVGPDNVARLDPTKERILLPSGNPLVIDCVLTYEHGKSLRPYGRLWWDEVVGTVLTSPNARVQALIHPAQDRLLTIRESARLQGFPDSFRFLGTVKDRYRQIGNAVAVPVGRALGYALAMAILKKTGDDPLMVLPPKFAFSHEVRGLSSLNDLQSGNI comes from the exons ATGGAGCCCCCGCCCCCCGACCccgcttcgccgccggcgaccggccaCCCCGCCGCAGCTGagggctcctccccctccccgggaggcggcgacggcggggcggcggagggcgggtTCAGCGCGGGGCTGGAGCCGCTCTGGTCGCTCCTCTTCGGCGACCCCGCGGAGCTGGAGCCCATGTGGTCGCCGCCCAGGGACTTCGGCGTCGGGGAGGGGTTCGCGGTCCCGGAGCCGGACGCCGACGATGGCGACGCCGAGGGGCCCTGGGACGGCGCGCCCTGGCGCTCCACCGGgatcgtcgccggcgagggcgcggccGCCAGCTTCCCGGAGTTCGAGCCCGCCGCGGAAGCTTCCACGGGAGGAGCCGCgctcgaggtgaggccgctcggTTATTCCGCCCCCGATTCTGCTTCGCCGGTGCCACCGTGCTCCCCAGCTCCGGTGCCTTTAGAGGTGCATGCGCCCGAGCTGATCCCCGGCTGGGAAGAGCCTGCGCCACCGCCTGCAGCGGCTTCTTCGGAAGCCAAACTAGAGGAGTGCACCCTAAACTCggtgccatcgccgccggccccgccggcgccAGATGATAATCCTGATTTGGGGGCAGAGGACGGTCCCAATGACGGGTCCTCCTCGCAGAGAATCACCTCGGGAGCCATGGTGATCTTTGGTCTGACTGCGGCGGAACGTCCTGAGGTCAATGCAGCTAGCTGCAGTATGCCAGATGTTGGTGGTAGAGATGGCACGTCTCTCCGGAGGTCCCCAAGGATTGTGGCAGCCAAGGCCAAAGCAAATGCCGCTTCTTTGGAATGGAAAGCAGGGCCGTCTAAAACTTCCAAGCTCCGCTTAGCGGATTCTGGGCGGAGCACCATCAGTGAAGGGAGCTCACTTGAGGAGACGACCACGGTTGCTCCAATAAAGCCAGTTGACTTGCTCGATGGGGTGAAGCAGCAAGGATCACGAGAGGTTGTTGCAGTGCAGAGCTCCTCTATCAATGTTGTGGTAGCTTTACCGGTGGTGAGCAAAAGGTCCTCGAAGAACAAAGCAGTGTCTGTGTCCTCTCCAAGGAAGGCTAGATCAGCCTCAAAGGTATTAGCGAATTCCAACAGGGTCTCAGCTGTTTTGCTAGCAATGAATTGTGGGCCTGTGAACAAAGCAGGTTCTCATATACCTTCTAGGAAGCGCAAGCTTGCTTCTGAGAAGTGCTTGCCCAGTTTGGAGAGAGTGGATGCTGTGTTACATAACTCTGGGTTAGTGAGTGCTAATAAAGTTGAGATGCCCCTAGAGCTCCAGGCAGCAGCATCTCAGCCTCCAAAGGCAAAAAGGGCCAGGGTATCCTCAGGGAAATGCTCATCAAACTTGAGGAGGGCAGAGAACAATAATACCTCAATCTGCAAACTGCCAATGGTCACAGTGACCTTAGATCCAGAGGATAAGCCTAAACTTATATTGGATAAGTATATTACTGATTCTGAAATGGTTGATAGCGAAGACGGTTCCTGTTTCTTTATGGGTGAGGCAGTGCCTGACGAGGAGGCTAGGCAGAGGTGGCCTAACCGCTATCAGAGCAATCATTGCCTTCTGAAGAAG GATAAGTGGAGCAATACCCAAATgttttccaa TGCTGGCAAAGCTGTCTTGGATGTCAAATGTCACTATTTGCAAGCTAGTGTATGTGGATCTACTTTATGTATTGGGGATTGTGCATTCATTAAG GGTCCAGAAGGAAAACCACATTATATTGGCAGGTTGTTAGAATTCTTCGAAACAAGTGCAGGTGAATATTACTTCAGTGTGCAGTGGTTTTTCAGAGCTGAAGACACG GTCATGGAAGACCAAGCACAGTCTCATGACCCAAGGAGGCTCTTTTACTCAGACCTGAAGGACGACAATTTACTAGACTGCATTGTTTCTAAAGTGACCATTGTGCAAGTTTCTCCTAGT GTAAATGAAAAGTCTCAATCAATTCCTTCGTTTCACTATTACTATGACATGAAGTATTCTCTGGACTATAGTACATTCTCTACCATGGAAATGG GAGGTTCATATGACACATTACAGTCACATTACACTAGTAGCAGCAACAACAATGTGAAAAGGATCAATTCCACTGAAAGGCAGAAGTCTCCCACACCAGAGATGGAGCTCTCTCTGTTAGATCTGTACTGTGGTTGTGGGGGGATGTCAactggactttgttttggggctcgtggtggtggtgtgAATCTTATAGCG AGATGGGCTGTTGATGGAGATGAAGCTGCATGTGAAAGCTTCAGACTGAATCATCCAGAAACTCGG GTCCGGAATGAAACCACCGACGATTTCCTTGAGTTGTTGAAGGAATGGAAAAAACTATGCAAAGCCTATGTGAAGCTTCACAGTAAATTAAAGTCCCATTCCAGCGATTTAGCACAATCCAGTAGTGAAACTCTAGAGTGTTCTACAATTCCTCCTGAAGAATTCGAAGTATGGAAGCTAGTTGATATTTGCTTCGGGGATCCAAATGGTGTCGGAAAGCGTGGCTTATACTTTaag GTCTGTTGGAAAGGTTATGGCCCTAATGATGACACATGGGAGCCAATTGAAGGCTTAAA GAACTGCAAAGAGGCAATTAGGGATTTTGTTATTCAAGGGCATAAGGACAAAATATTACCTCTTCCT GGTGATGCGGATGTCGTATGTGGGGGACCACCATGCCAAGGCATCAGTGGCTACAACCGCAATAGAGAATTTGATGCACCATTCAACTGTGAGAGAAACAAGCAGATTATTGTCTTCATGGATGTAATCCAATTTTTGAAGCCCAAATACATTTATATGGAAAATGTCCTTGATATATTGAAGTTTGCTGATGCAACACTTGCAAGATATGCTTTAAGCCGGCTAGTTGCTATGCATTACCAAGCAAAACTCGGGATCATGGCTGCTGGGTGTTATGGCCTCCCACAATTCCGAATGCGTGTATTTTTGTTGGGCTGTCATCCTAAGGAG AAATTGCCCCCATTTCCTCTTCCTACTCATGAAGCAATCGTGAAGAATGGTTGCCCATTGGCTTTCGAG CGCAATTTGGTTGGGTGGCCCGATGGCATGCCAATGCAACTAGAAAAACCAATTGTTCTTGAAGATGCTTTATCTGATCTTCCGGAA GTGGCGAATGGAGAAAAACGTGAAGAAATGCTATATGTAAAGGGACCTCAGACGGAATTCCAAAGATACATTCGGTCATTTAATTCTG AAGTGCTTGGATCCAGAGATAATGTCACAAAAGTTTCCAGGTCAAAATTGTATGACCATCGACCAAAAGCACTAGATGATGATAACTACCTAAGAGTATTGCAGATTCCCAAGAAAAAG GGAGCTAATTTTAGAGACCTTCCGGGAGTCATAGTAGGTCCAGACAACGTAGCTAGATTAGATCCAACTAAGGAGAGAATACTTTTGCCTTCTGGTAATCCTCTG GTGATTGATTGTGTGCTAACCTATGAGCATGGTAAATCATTAAG ACCATATGGTCGACTATGGTGGGATGAGGTAGTTGGAACCGTGCTGACATCTCCAAATGCTCGCGTGCAG GCCTTAATACATCCTGCACAAGACAGACTGCTAACCATCCGTGAAAGCGCTCGTTTGCAAGGTTTTCCTGACAGCTTCAGGTTTCTTGGAACAGTCAAAGACAG GTATCGCCAGATTGGAAATGCAGTAGCAGTACCTGTCGGCCGTGCACTTGGGTATGCCCTGGCCATGGCTATTCTGAAGAAGACTGGAGATGATCCTCTGATGGTGTTGCCACCCAAGTTTGCATTCTCTCATGAAGTGCGAGGTCTTTCGAGTCTGAACGATCTTCAGAGTGGCAacatctaa